Genomic window (Tripterygium wilfordii isolate XIE 37 chromosome 11, ASM1340144v1, whole genome shotgun sequence):
AAGTCATCCTTTCCATAGTCTAAATCAAGTAGGCAACCACCTTACAAGGCCAAGTATGTACATAAATTATTGATATAAAACCATTGAAGGTGCAACTATAGTTCAAATAAAAATGTCGATACTTGACACATGATAATATCGCAAGTGAAACAATGGGACAccaaatcagttatagtttgtttgatggcatttACTACTTGGATAATTGTATAAATTTATTCCACTTTACCTGGTAGCTATATACACTGTGATGGAAATTAAGAGAAATAGTTGGCATAAGATCAATTTTCCTTCCTGCATGTCAGATTAACCTTAAGAAACCCTTGTGCATCCCTGTTAAATTGGAGCTGCTGTAACATTCATCATTATCCTCTATTTCAAACGAATTCACTAAGTTATTTTACTTGTCCAAAACAAATATTTACAACCGAATACCAAAGTTCAAGACCACACACATGCCTTTCAAAGACATGCCAGGGTATCCTGATTCTCTAGCAGGGTGCGTATTTCGATGTAGTTGACTACAAACGCCTAAAATTATTGACAAACTAACGCGAAAAATCCAGTCATTACAAGATTCAAagtgaaaggaaaaggaaaaaaaaatcacctgtTACATCTTCAGTGGAAAAGATATGCACCACCGCCGAAATTTTTGACTCGTCTAATTTATCAGCATTGATTTTGTTCCCAGAAGACATCTTATTTGCACATTCTTCTGCCACTATACTGAAGAACTGAAGGCATGAAGCTTGAAACACATGAATATCTCCTCACTTGGAAATTTAAGGAAAAAGCTGGTGTTCTACTAAAGACAAAACCTAAAAGGCATCACAGCTTTAAACATATGAAAATTTTCCTTACAGTGGTATGAATCTCTTGCTCATCTTTGTCATGCTCAATCTCTTTTGAACTTGAAGGTGAAGCTCGTGCATTAACCTTGACATAACCATCAAAGTACTATTATATGTACTGGAATACACAAAAATTGGGACAAACAAAAGATGCATATTAATATGATATGGAAAAGAAGTAATTGACAACTGGAGTCGCATCCATTTATAGAATATGGATAATCCAAGAGAACAATggttatatataaaacaaaattagaaaatcaagTCAGTCTACAAACCTGAGAAATTACATCTTCAACCTGTCTCGAGATGAAGTCATCTTTCTCGGGAGTGTTATCGCATTCAGATCTCTTGAGGTTAGGACACTGAAAGAAACGTTAATTTGAAGTATGCAATAGTCAATACAAAGGATTCAAGATTAACGAATTTGACGTATTCCatcaaaaacaatatttttgaattaattTAATAAGTGATAGATAACATTTTCCCAGGACAATTGGCATATTCCAAGAGAAAAAGTGACACGTTTTAGTAAAAGTAACAAAGACACAACATTAGCAATCCATATAAATGGAACAAAAGCTTCAAAAGAATAGTAACTTTAGATATCATGAAAAAGTTTTGCTGGAGATCCATAGAAAAATTTAATAATCAAGAAATAGTATATAAAACAGTATGTGAATCTGCAAAGGGAAAACAAGTACCTCCTCAACATATAGAGCATCAACTTCAACTATATTGTCATCCGCTACATTTTCCTTTGTACAAGCACAACAACACTTTAGATCCTTCAGCTCCTTTTCCAGCTCAAAATATTTTGTCTTTTCATTCCGTAGGTTCTCACTGAGATTTTGGATTTCACTTTCTGCCAACTAATTAAGACAAGAAAATGAGTATTCTACAACTATCAAAATTCCAATACAAGGGAAGCCAAAGCATTACTAATGACTTGACCAAACAATGATACTACAATGAGAATAGGAAGCTTGAGCTCAAAAAACTCCACAATCTTACCCGAAGTTTGTCTCTGTATTCTTTCAAGACATTCCATGTAGCTTTAGCAAAACTTTGCATGATCCGATGAGTTCTACCACTTTTCTCGAGAGAATCTGACTCTAAAGGATCAGAGTCAGTAGCACCTAACTTGTTGATTGTTGCAACCCCTAAAATGAAGAAAGCAGTTAACTGTTTTAGAAAACAACAAACTgaaccaggaaaaaaaagactcaaaaatcacaaaaaaatttcGGGCTGCATTTAAAAACCTTCCTCAGAAAGTGAGCGCTTATCTTCAAGACTCGTTCCTTCTTCAATCTAAACAAGCAACAAGGTAACAAGGTAAGCCGAATAACATTTTCATGCTAAAAATCACAATCCATTAAATATGGAAAACAGCTCATTATGTTCATTAGATAATCCACGTCCAACAACTTCATATTGTGAGTTTGGGATTCCATTcccacaaaaaagagaaaactgCTCAAACTATGACAccattataaaaaattaaaatttgaatgCTAATAGATTCGGAAGTTGGATCACCTTCATATATCAGAAGAACAAATGAGTTCTTTAAACATCTACCAACCTATATTTCACCGCTCATGGATAACAACAACATAACGCTAAACTTAAAAACCCAGGTTCTGAAATGACGAAGCAAAAAATCCATGTTCTCTGGACTCTGCTCATCTCATCAGTTTCGAATACTTAAGCAACATTTCTATGCAGTATATGACGTTCCCAAAAGACACACTGAAATAAAAAACCGACACCATAAAGTTCATCATTCAACATCATGTAACTATACTTTGTAGTCATGAtgttttaatttcttcaatttATAATCATCCATAAAAGGAAAGTTACTTAATTCTCAAGGATCGAAGAAGCAATATGAATGAAATCATCTTTTCCGAACTATGTAGAAAGGTAACATGAAGATTAAGAGAGGAAATGCAGTAACTTCTGCGAATAACAAAAGAATTAGCACTTAAAGGATCGATGTAAGAGAAAAAAATTACCCCAGAAACATCAAGACTACAAAATTTCCTTCTTTTCGGCTGCTCCAATCTGGAAGATATTTGGAAATGCCTCTTGTTATGATGCAAATAGGATGGTTCTTCAACGTTATCAAACCTAAAACAAATTATAAGCATCAACATTACATCATGTGAACCAAAGAAACTTAACCTTTGAACAAGAAGGGGGAATCAGGTAAACTATCTAACTTGATTTTCATATAAGGTGAAGCTTGTCTGAGCACATGGGATGTATCAAGATAGTCTTCTTGTCCTGATCTAACTGTCAAGATCTgaagaaaaatgagagagagagttatTGCTAAAATACTAATcgagaaaaaaaggaaattttttATGTCAAGTAAACCAGTACTGGGAATAAAAACCACGTACCAACGCCATCCGCTTTTTACCTTCCAAATAATCTCGTAGGTATCTTGTCAACTGTTCGAAATGAAGTCATGGTTCATAGCGTGAAAGACTTTATTGATAACAGAGTAGTAGCAAatgatagggaaaaaaaaagagtggatAAATGATAGAAGCATTACCAATGAGTTCTGAAAATGTTTCTGCAGCGGCTTTCTGGGGTTCTTTTGGTGCTCCAATAATGACtggaaatagaaaacaaaagaatatgATATGTATAAAATTATATCGACAGAGGGAGCAAGCTGTGGCGCTGAAAACGAGCTTCTTTAAAAAACAACATTAAATGCTTAAAGATCAAATGGGTAGAACAGAAAAATACTTCTTAGACACTCCACAAATTTTTAGTAATCATGAGCGCTGCCAAAATTGCCTACACTACCCACAAATGAATAAAGCCTACATACTCTTAGACACAGCCCAAAAACCATTGATGTGTTGTTGATGAAGTTACTTTCCAGAAGCCTTGTCCcctgcaaaaagaaaaaataaacattAGACCTGCAACATCCgaaaatttgtatttttcaaTGACAAGGTTTGCATGCAACTCCTTACGCATAAAATATTCCTTTGGACTTCCAGATTGGCTCACATGATATATGATAAGCCCTAATTTTCATGTCCTAAATGTTTCCTTTCAAACTATTTATCGACCCCCAACCTGGGGAGAGAGATCCAGGAAGAATACATTATTTTAACAATGTTCTCAGGATCCGGTAAATCAATATTGGTTGCTAAAAGTTATTAGAAAAATGCTAATATATGTCAACTATCTCGAACCTCATCTCAGTTTGCAGAGAACATCATCTATGAGCTATATAGAATTATAGATCAAACACAGCAGTAAGCCAAGGGACCATATGCTGTTGTACTTAAAAGTGCATTAGATTGGAAAGCAATCAGATATATTAAACCCACCATCACTAAGGACACATTTTACAACCAAAGACAGAAAAGATTCAGACATTTTCCATAACtaacaatataataaaaaaactcAGTTATAATATACAGTTAGACCAAAACCTGATTCCCTGTTCTCTTTTCTCTTTCAGCGCCAGCGAGGTCAACAATAGTTAGAATGGCATCATTTGACTGAAGATCAACTTCTCCATCAAGCTTGTTAACGACACTGCGGATGTTGATGATGCACTGGGACCGACTGCAAGTACGTATTTAGGGGGAAGAATAAGCTTCCCATACTCAGGCTTACTTAAAATTAACAATCCAGTAAAAGAATCATGATCTAAATTCTCTCAATTTGGTAACATACCTTAAGATATTATCGTATCTTGTCACTAAAAGTTTTACAAGAAAATTAGAGGCATTCTTGAGACAGGAAAAAATGAAATCTATATTTTAGATAGAGCAGCAATTTTAGTATAGAAAACATGGATATAACAGACATTCACAATTCTCATTCAAGTTGACAACGACGATAACTAACAATGGAATTCAGTATTAAGATTCTAGCACTGATGCAATATTAGCAAAATAAATCTGGAATTCTGATTGTGAAAATAAGTCTCAAATCAGGGTGCACTACATACTTAAGAAGGTGATCATTAATGAAAGACCCAAATAACCACCTAGAACGACTTACATCCAATCTTAAATTTGTCCCACGCAGAAGAATAGATAATAATTGCATATGGAACACAAAGTAGAGTTTGGTTTTTGCTCACCTTGACTGCCTGTTTGTATTTGTCATAGCTGTGGCACGTTTCAGGATTGCACTGGCTATTAAAGATTCAGCATGAGAAGTATCAGAGATAATAGCCTGTTTCCATGAATCAAACATGGGGATTAATATTGGTGTCCACTGGGCATCGGACCATAAAGTATGTACTctagaaactaaaaaagaaaatagtatAAAAGCATAATTAGCCATCAACCTCTTGGAGACCTTTGATAGTTGATCTTTGCATGGATAAATCAGCTCCATCAGGGGACAAATCAAAtattctttctccttttccacGTTCAGAACATATTTCGAACATTGATATATAAAATAACCTGAAAATTAAATACAGGACATCTACGACATATCACTTTTTCAGCACAATGCCAAAGTGCCCCAAGCTCTTTTACGTATCATGAATAAACTCTCTTATATTGCCCGATTTATCTATTTTCGACACTAATTCAACGCAAAAAATGCAATAAAAAACACATCCTAAGAAACTCAAAAATTCTCAAAACCAAAAGGCTGATGAACACCTTGAATTGGGATTGCTTCCATATGTCTGCTTAAAAATTTGTTGAAGTACAAGAGGGATCATTCCTGGCTCcctaggactcccaaataccgtATGTGTCTTACCAGAACCACTGGGTCCCAAAGCTGTAAGCATTCCACTCTTGCCTTCAAGAAAATCCTTAACAAGAGGGCTCACCATCTTCTCATACACCTCATTCTATAAACAATGTCAAATTGAAAGCACAAACAATTTCAGAAATCCTAGCCCTCCACTTGGTTTCTACCTAAGCGAGTCATTCACAAAATaggtagaaaaagaaaatgtgaagAGATGATACCTGAGAAGAATCAGCCGAGAATACATGAGAGAAACCTTGATATACCTCGGACTTGATCCTCTTCGAATCCTGCAAAGCTGGAGGTGGTGATAGCGTCACCGACTGAGAATCGTTGACCGTTATACAACCCTCGCCACTTTTGTTCTTCGTGCACGTCTCTCTCGCactgttcttcttcttcgacGCCGGGTTTTGTGGCCACACATTCTTGTTCCTCGATATCTCATTGTGATTGCCTACGTTACTCCTCGAAGATCCCTTCAAAGGTACAATAGGTCGAATTCGAAGATAAACCTTGAGATTTTCGGAGACGGGAGATTGTATGGATGATGAAGAGGGCTCTATTTGGGGGTTTTGGTTGATTTGTATCGAGAGGATGTCGTCGATTGGGAAAGGAGCGATTTCAGGCCGATCTGAAGAGGAAGACGGAGGGACCAGAGGTTTTGTGGTAGTAGTGGGCCTTGCTTTCCGGTGAGGGTTTCTGCGTACAGTCACCGTGTTCGGACATGGAGGTGAACTCAATGTCTCCATGGTCTCTCTACTTTCTCTTCTCCGTCTGTCTTCGGCTCTAATTTGGCGGAACGGATTCAAATTAAGCTTTTCCACCAGCCGCCTTTGGAATTTGGATTCCTTGAACGGGCTTTTTTGTACCGTTGCAATTCCTAGAGATGATGGGACTGCCGGACTGGCTTTTACTTGGATATTCTTTTAGTTACAGCCCAACTATACAAATCTAAAGCCCACAAGTTGAAGCCAGTAAATTTTATTGGGCCTTTTAGAGGGAGAATTGGGCCCATCGAAGTCCACAACCTGTCTATGATGCTACTATCGCAGGGAATAAACagtgtctttttcttcttaaccAACCAATAGTTTTTGTGATTTTAAGGCTTTGGATTATGGGCCTTGGTTTGGCTTCTGAGTATATGGGCCTAGTTTAAAGGCCTTCTGTGTCTTTTCCTAAACAAAATCCATAAACCGCCATTGGTGGGCCCCTATACTGCAGTTTCGTTTTCACCACAGCTCACATTTTCCGATGTTTCGCGGTCAGGGATAAGATCGTACACTCCCTCCTCTGATTCcaacttttttatttaaatCAGTGATTAATTAGTCATCAGTGTGGGCGACCATCAGAAGGCGGGTATAGATCATTTTACTGTGCTCCTTCAATAATTGGGATTTATCAAATAGTCGCTTAAAAAGGAAAACGAGTTTATAAATGGTCAAAAATAAGATAGATGTTGGTTGCTTGGTGATACTTTTCAAGTTGACCTTAGCTTATACttgataatttttgttttggaaataAGTTCGTTCGTGGAGCTTTTACTTTTTGAGCGTATATAATGCAGTTGGTAAAATGAGATATGCTAGGTTATAAGTTAACGCATATGCTTTACAAAACAGGCTCATGATTTTACCAGGGACAATTCAAGATTGTTAGATAATAATTACACTTAAACAAAGTTAGAAAGATGTTTTGATTCGTTTAAAAGGCTATGAACTTCCATAACCAGATTCTAGGCTATAAGTTAGCATATATGCTTTACTAGGGACTGTTCAAGATTGTTAGACAAGAATTACACTTCAGCAAAGTTAGAGAGATGTTTTGATTCGTCCAAAAGGCTATGTACTTCCATAATCAGATTCGATTACATATCCATAATTTGGCTATTGATTATTATGAACTCATCCGAATGTCTTCTCTTGAATTGTTCTTATAATGTATTAATCCTTAATTAATCCCATTATTGTAGACTAGGATTCTTGCTGTCCATTTGTCTCTACCttgaaaataattaagaaagaaaGATTTTGGAACAACCCTAAGTGGCTATTTATCTTAAGTGAAGTTCATGAATCTAGCCACACCAAGCAACACCCCCATTGACTTACaatcatttatattttataccaATAATTGTATTCTTCATAACCCCAAAAGTGACTTTTTTTTGGGCAAGAAATAAATGGATGTAGAATTGTTCCCAAGTAGATTAACATGGATAATTTGAGAGCCGTATAAGTTGTGAGAGTGGAGACAAGCATTTGTTCCTTTGTATTGTCTACGTTTTGTGCACTCTTTAGTTGGAGAACTTATTCATATTCTCCATTAGAAGAAACTTTTGAGTGACTGACTTTTGTATTCTACGCTTTCTTTAGATGCGATGGAGTACTTTGATGAAGCTACCATTGCCATGTATAGTGCTTAAGCTTCAATGCCACCAAGTCTATTATTGGGATTAAATAGTAGCTAGGACTATGTTGATACAGGATTCTCCTTTAGAAATTTACTTCATGCATTAATGTGTTCGGAGGAAATGAATACTGCTTAAATGTCAATCAAACGTAAGAAAATCTATGAAATTGGAGTGGGGAAAATATGAAAGATTGAAAGGAAAGGAGGAGATTGTCAAGGCTAAAAATCTTGCATCGGTATGACATAACTCAGTCgagtgatttataagaaaagcaCATCTCATCTCAGATTGTAAACACATTTTCTGGACTTAAGTACTAATAATGAAAGCTCATGAAAAACCAATCCATGAGGGCTCGTGAcccagagcggacaatatctttattgtgtttgggctgataatttcAACATGATATCAACACAAAGTCTCAGTCAAATAGGACGAGACTCTAcatgtccacttgttgggtctgacataacttAGCACACAAGTGCGAGGAAGTGTCAAGAATAAAAACCTCACATAGGTTTTGCGTAACCCGaccaaataatttataatcaaAACCCAACTCCTCTCACACTATAAACGTGTTTTATGGGCCAAAGTACTAATGAGGACGGCTCTTGAAAAACAAATCCGTGCGGACATGTGACTTAGAGTgaacaatatcttcaatgtgtttgTTCTGAGAATTTCAATAGAGATGGAAATAAGGATCAAGAGCATTCCAAAAGAGTCTCGGGTTCAATTGTGTGTTTAaaattccttttttgtttttacgtAAGAATGTCTTGGTCCATATTAATAATTGGTTTATGGTCTTTGTATTAGATCATTATAAGCTTGGTATATGCATTGGTGCAGTTGAACAGATTAAATGAAAGCATGAAACCAGAACAAGCAGAAAATATACACCTTGAAATTTATAGTCAGAAGGAATAGCTTAAGTGCTTAACAAACAACATAGTGGAAATAAACAAAAACCAGAAACCAACAATAGCTTAAGGCACCAAAATTATTACAAGTTGACAAGCTTGTTATTGTAGAAAATCCCAGCAcggcacaaacccaagccaagcctccccaccatctcggcccattgggccgtggcagttccaagccccttccatttggaaaaggcttgacaagtgtttgaaggcttgcaccagcttatatgctggatacaagacccttcgataaccgatgtgggactttttttttgtcctaacactcccccgcactcgtggactgggtatcaaagcccaaggcccaacgagtggacttcttatcggggacgagcgcacacctgctccgataccatgtagaaaatcccagcacggcacaaacccaagccaagcctccccaccatctcggcccattgggccgtggcagttccaagcCCCTTCCATGGTATCAGAGgggttactatgttcgttgctggacgaggaaagatggaatatctcaaaggtacgacctcgaaacctactgttagtgactctacatataacaagtggatgatggaggatgctactgtaaaaggctggcttattggctctatggaggccgatataatgaatctttttattcgtttattttcagactcatggaattttgcatgaaaccacttgtccttatacaccacaacagaatggtgttgctgagcgccgaaacagacaaattttggagattacacgtgctgcccttattggagcccacatggcaccacgtttttgggaagaagctgttaccacagctgtatatcttttgaatagggtacccactcgtgttctacaatttcagacaccacttgataaattggcatcctatgtaacactgccatcgcacctcacacttcctccccgggtgtttggttgtgttgtgtttgtacatttacagaaacatctccgcacgaaacttgatccttgtgccctcaagtgtgtatttgtcggttatcatccttcacaaaagggttaccgttgttttcatcctcctacaagtaagttctatgttactatggatgtcaccttttctgaacatgaaatgtttttttcttcacccaattccacgcttccgggcccgagtggtgatactgttgttgaagctccaaattggatggagttgtttcctgatccactgtgtgttgccgatactgttgctgaagctccctctctctcatcttcgctagtacccactcccgatactcctcgtacagatcctcctgaggtaagcattgagtctgatgttaatactaacaatatttgtgataatacttgtgtctcgattgaagctgacagatacgtactcccaccaagaagtactcgtggtgttccaccagatagattttcaccagaggttgtgcgaaaagtgaaatatcctattgctcagtatgcatccactcaccgactgtcaaaggaatgccgaagctttgtcagtaatatgactgtcatagatattcctactaaagtgcaagaggcgttgttggatccaaaatgggcaactgcaatgactgaggagatgacagcacttgagaaaaatcaaacttgggaattggtggagttgccgaaaggaaaaaaagctgttggttgtaggtgggtgtacaccgtcaagtgcaagcctgatggttcggttgataggtataaagctaggcttgtggctaaaggattcacccagacgtatggggttgattatcaggaaacgtttgctcctgttgcaaaaattaatacggttcgagtcctaatatccctagctgcaaattttgattggcctctacaacaatatgatgtaaaaaatgcttttttacatggtgagctacaagaagaagtttatatgtctctgcccccaggatatgaagctccaggtgatcaaagtgtcgtgtgtaaactgaagaaagccttatacgggttgaaacaatctcctcgagcttggtttggtcgattccgacttgctatgagaagattcggctataagcaaagtaatgcagatcacactttatttttgaaaagagttggtgataaattaacggctctcattatttatgttgacgacatggtgGTGACAGGCAacgattctgaagaaatgcgtaaactgagagactatttgtcaactgaatttgatatgaaggatttgggaggattaaaatattttttgggcattgaagttgttcgttctgagcaaggcatatttttatcccaacgaaagtatgtgcttgacttattaacagaaactggtatgcttggatgtcagccaattggatctcctatggaacaaaatcatggattggaagagtcttcgaatcaaacttcaatagacaaattacgatatcaaaggttagttgggcgtttaatctatttgtctcatacgaggccagatattgcatatgcggtcagtgttgtgagtagatttatgcacaatcctggtaaacaacatatggatgcagttattagaattctgagatatttaaaatctgcaccgggaaaaggcttacttttttctaagaatgggcatgcagacgtatggggctataccgactcagattgggcaggtaaagg
Coding sequences:
- the LOC120008977 gene encoding kinesin-like protein KIN-6 isoform X2; the protein is METLSSPPCPNTVTVRRNPHRKARPTTTTKPLVPPSSSSDRPEIAPFPIDDILSIQINQNPQIEPSSSSIQSPVSENLKVYLRIRPIVPLKGSSRSNVGNHNEISRNKNVWPQNPASKKKNSARETCTKNKSGEGCITVNDSQSVTLSPPPALQDSKRIKSEVYQGFSHVFSADSSQNEVYEKMVSPLVKDFLEGKSGMLTALGPSGSGKTHTVFGSPREPGMIPLVLQQIFKQTYGSNPNSRLFYISMFEICSERGKGERIFDLSPDGADLSMQRSTIKGLQEAIISDTSHAESLIASAILKRATAMTNTNRQSSRSQCIINIRSVVNKLDGEVDLQSNDAILTIVDLAGAEREKRTGNQGTRLLESNFINNTSMVFGLCLRSLLEHQKNPRKPLQKHFQNSLLTRYLRDYLEGKKRMALILTVRSGQEDYLDTSHVLRQASPYMKIKFDNVEEPSYLHHNKRHFQISSRLEQPKRRKFCSLDVSGIEEGTSLEDKRSLSEEGVATINKLGATDSDPLESDSLEKSGRTHRIMQSFAKATWNVLKEYRDKLRLAESEIQNLSENLRNEKTKYFELEKELKDLKCCCACTKENVADDNIVEVDALYVEECPNLKRSECDNTPEKDDFISRQVEDVISQVNARASPSSSKEIEHDKDEQEIHTTFFSIVAEECANKMSSGNKINADKLDESKISAVVHIFSTEDVTGSVASSSSLVEMVNDNTISTSNLPEMLHKEDEKVKSKISLRTYEMKM
- the LOC120008977 gene encoding kinesin-like protein KIN-6 isoform X1, producing the protein METLSSPPCPNTVTVRRNPHRKARPTTTTKPLVPPSSSSDRPEIAPFPIDDILSIQINQNPQIEPSSSSIQSPVSENLKVYLRIRPIVPLKGSSRSNVGNHNEISRNKNVWPQNPASKKKNSARETCTKNKSGEGCITVNDSQSVTLSPPPALQDSKRIKSEVYQGFSHVFSADSSQNEVYEKMVSPLVKDFLEGKSGMLTALGPSGSGKTHTVFGSPREPGMIPLVLQQIFKQTYGSNPNSRLFYISMFEICSERGKGERIFDLSPDGADLSMQRSTIKGLQEAIISDTSHAESLIASAILKRATAMTNTNRQSSRSQCIINIRSVVNKLDGEVDLQSNDAILTIVDLAGAEREKRTGNQGTRLLESNFINNTSMVFGLCLRSLLEHQKNPRKPLQKHFQNSLLTRYLRDYLEGKKRMALILTVRSGQEDYLDTSHVLRQASPYMKIKFDNVEEPSYLHHNKRHFQISSRLEQPKRRKFCSLDVSGIEEGTSLEDKRSLSEEGVATINKLGATDSDPLESDSLEKSGRTHRIMQSFAKATWNVLKEYRDKLRLAESEIQNLSENLRNEKTKYFELEKELKDLKCCCACTKENVADDNIVEVDALYVEECPNLKRSECDNTPEKDDFISRQVEDVISQVNARASPSSSKEIEHDKDEQEIHTTEPLELSVAPEKDVALTQDSTVFHAPTSQPTPNASCKSLKLEKPKRRLLPASSILLRDIGALDVEDETEKSRGNRGGKKLIAGETKRTQGSISLLHLLKSNLHLTN